Genomic window (Marmota flaviventris isolate mMarFla1 chromosome X, mMarFla1.hap1, whole genome shotgun sequence):
ATGCTCCTTTCAACAGTTTTTTTCATCGCATTCTATTTCTtgaggaaaaatgtttttatcactTCATATTCTAAAGTTATTGCTTGATTCTTACAGGTCTGTCAGGAAACACTATTGGAATCCTGGCCATTTGGTGTGATATTTCATGActaatctctatttttaaagtcttttcaaTCCTTAAATCTTTCTTTGGTTCAATTTCTGTAAtttatgttttactttcttaTATTTAAGAAAGGTTTTGAATGTATTATCATAGTTTCTTGAAGGATATCCTTCAATTTAAAACCATTTTCCATTCACTATTTCCTTTGTCTCTCTAAGGAGGGTTTTAGAGAGATTAGATTAACAGTAGTTGCCTGGAATAGCTCTTATTCTCCCATAGTAGCgtgtttttttttcagcaaaaattCTGTACAACTTTattttaacaagagaaaaaaatcaattataacaCAATTTGAAATATCATATGCTCCAACAGTAGTTGATAATATTTTCATAAGTCTTATACCTTTGTAAACATTACTTTTCTATCATTCCTTTAAACTTGTTGAGTCTTTCTATATTAAGCAATTATATAACATTGTTTCTATAATTAAAGCTTTCAACTAACATAATTGATTGACATTTATTTAGGATTGTTAGTTGTGATGAGAAATTTATGATTAGGTGCAACTATATGATTGTTGCAGTATTGCTACAAAGGGCTTGCTCCAATCATAAGGATTCAGAGAAATtcaattctatattttttcccttaaaaatagTGTCAGAACTACTTTATATACTATAGTATTGCACCTTTCAAATTAGTAGAACTTTAGTTTTTACGTGTCTTCAGTGAGGACTTAATCCTTCCCTTTCATTAGGCACAGCCCAATGTGAGAAGCATTTCCTACaggttatatataaattattgtttcccctcaataaaaaatatggaatgcttcacaaatttgcatgtcatccttgctaatcttctctgtattgttccaattttagtatatgtgctgccaaagtgaGCACCCATAGTagcatttagaatatttttagaatCCAAATTTTGTTAAGACAACAATTTTACTCTGGtagaagtttaagaaaaaataaatttatatatgtgtaccTATTTCATTTTGTGTTCTGCGTTCGGAGACTGTGGTTTGGCTGTTTCTACTTTTATGATTCTCCAAGGGTTTTGATCAAATCTGAAGACAGAGTTATACAGCCAAGACTCCATTTCCAGGAGCAATGTGGGGGCCATGTCAGGGAATTGCAGCCCAAACCAGGTGGGttgttctaggaaaaaaaattctgatttgaaATAAGAATGAACCAAACTGGCCTAAAGTCACTTCACTGGGAAAATGAGCTAGGGAAACTACTGACAGATTCTCTCAAGGAGCCTGAGCTATAATTCCTACTCTTTAGGAAATTTCCATAATGTCTTTTCAAAATGTTCATGTTGTGCCATGAATCACCTGATGTGGTTCAATGACTCTTTGCTCTCTTTGGCATTTTCCTCACTTGCTGCTGGAGGCAACAGGAAGATTCTAAAATGACAGACGTTCTCTGTAATTGGTCAAGCAGGAGGACTATCTCTTTGTATTGAGCACCCATTCTGGTTGGGGCAGAATGCCAAGCAAGAGGACTGTCCAATCACACTGTGCCATGAGGCATACTGACAGGATCCTTGCAGGGCAGGCCATCCAATGAGATGTCGAGTTGGCCCATGACGTGACACAATGTGGCCTATATAAAGGGCTCCCGGCCCCTAGCAACTCTCATTGTCTGTCCTCACCAACTGTGGACAGCAATGGCTGAACTACTCTGTGACTCTTCTTCTAAGCAGTCCCTCAATCCCCAAGAGCTAGCCTGTGACACCTCTTCTGAGGAGTCCCTCAATCTCCAAGAGCCTCAGAAGGCCGGCCCGGCCACCAAACCAAAGCCCAGGCTCCCCAGCCACTCCAAGAGCATGAGGCACCACAGCCACTCCAGGTGTGGGGACAGTTTTGCCACCTATTTCCCCAGGGTGCTGAAGCACATCCATTCGGGCCTCAGCCTCTCCCGGTCTAGCATGAGCGTCCTGGACTCCTTCGTCCAGGACATATTCGAGCGCATCACCAGCGAGGCCCGCTGCCTGGCCGTCCAGAACCATCGCTCCACCATCACCTCCAGAGACATCCAGACAGCCGTGTGCCTCCTGCTGCCCGGGGAGATTGGCAAGCACGCCGTGTATGAGGCCACCAGGGCCGTCAGCCGCTCACATTCCAGCAAGTGAGCCGCCTCTGGGAGCCCTCCGCAGCCAACCCTAAAGGCTCTTTTAAGAGCCATCACTGGGCCCCAAAGACCGGTAGCGCTGCCAGCGCAGCACACCTCAGGTCTGGGGGTGAGCGAGGGGGTGCCCTGCCCATTCTTAAAGCATTTCTCAATAAACATCATCACATCTGCTTTACTATATGTCTGTGGTGAAATATGTTCcaaggaaaataataacaaatcttTATTACATGAGCATTTCTGTCACATACTCCTAGATCAACCATTGTAAGGCTCAGTCAGGTCATAGTTATTTTTGTAATAATgtatctttttaacttttattctcACAGGAATGTGGAGCAGAATTATCTAGAGGTACTTAATGTGTCCTATGGAAGTAGATAAAGCCCAAAAGCAGAAAATAAGCATACCtcaatattacttttaaaaacatcctATATTCAGAATTGATTAAATACAGACATGTGCTTAAATAACCAATTGTGCAAGAATTCATGCGTGTTTCAAGCTGTCTAAAGTGTGAAGTTACTATTCTGATTTggattaatatatataa
Coding sequences:
- the LOC114091240 gene encoding histone H2B-like, which produces MAELLCDSSSKQSLNPQELACDTSSEESLNLQEPQKAGPATKPKPRLPSHSKSMRHHSHSRCGDSFATYFPRVLKHIHSGLSLSRSSMSVLDSFVQDIFERITSEARCLAVQNHRSTITSRDIQTAVCLLLPGEIGKHAVYEATRAVSRSHSSK